TTCAACACGACCCTCGAGGACCTCAACAGATACATTGAAATGTGAGGCCACTGAagaggggatgggaaggggagaaggggatgGAGTAGCGGACATTGTCAGGGGAAAAAGACTGGGGGAGGACACAGGGAAATTTGCAGATCTCAACTCTGAGGGGCAATGCTGTTACAGAGGCAATGGATTTACCAGCAAAGTTCAGAGCCTGACAGTGTTCCTCACTTGTCCTGAACTTCTGTACTCAGCGGGTAGGGAGGGAGCCATTGGCACACACTGATTTGGACCCCATGGCAGTAACACTGCCTGCCAGATCCTCTGAGGCAGCAGTAGAGCCCTGAAGTGCTCAGGAGTCCTGGACtcagcccttccctcctcctcctcctcccacaggTACAACTTCGAGATTACTGAGGGCACTGATGACTCCCTCAGTCCCATCAGTACAACGGAAACCAGCTCCTCTTCATGGATGTCTCTGTCCGCTGGGAGAAAGAACTCATGCACTTCTGTCGTCAAAATGGAAGCCCGCTGCTCTTCGAAGGCCTCTCCGTCATCTTGTAGCAATGTATCCCTCACTTCCGTTTTGGACATGGAACCCTGCTGTTCTTCAAGGGCCTCCCTTTCCGCTTGGAGTGACAACTCCCTTGCTGCCATTGTGGCAACAAAAGACAGTGGCTCTTCAGAGGCCCCTCTGACCCCATGCAAGGACGACTCCCACACTTACACCAGGGTGAGTGAAGGTGCTTCACAGCTGTCACTCACAACTCTTCTGGACGGAGCAGACATGGTTCAAGCATCCACAGTCCAGCCTTGTCTGCTTCCCAGTACTGTCCCAGAGGAGCAGCATGACATGGGCACTCACCCACCCTGCACGAAAGAGGTGGCCAGCTGCCACAGGGCCGACAGAgtgcagcagcaacagaaacaacTCCAGGACCAGCAGGgtgctcccaccccacctccacTGGTGCCTGATTCCCAGTCCAGGGAAACGGAGGTGCAGCAGAAACAACTCCAGGACCAGCAGGgtgctcccaccccacctccacTGGTGCCTGATTCCCAGTCCAGGGAAACGGAGGTGCAACAGAAACACCTCCAGGACCAGCAGGgtgctcccaccccacctccacTGGTGCCTGATTCCCAGTCCAGGGAAACGGAGGTGCAACAGAAACACCTCCAGGACCAGCAGGGTGCTCCCACTCCACCTCCACTGGTGCCTGATTCCCAGTCCAGGGAAACGGAGGTGCAACAGAAAAACCTCCAGGACCAGCAGGgtgctcccaccccacctccacTGGTGCCTGATTCCCAGTCCAGGGAAACGGAGGTGCAACGGAAACACCTCCAGGACCAGCAGGgtgctcccaccccacctccacTGGTGCCTGATTCCCAGTCCAGGGAAACGGAGGTGCAACAGAAACACCTCCAGGACCAGCAGGgtgctcccaccccacctccacTGGTGCCTGATTCCCAGTCCAGGGAAACGGAGGTGCAACGGAAACACCTCCAGGACCAGCAGGgtgctcccaccccacctccacTGGTGCCTGATTCCCAGTCCAGGGAAACGGAGGTGCAACGGAAACACCTCCAGGACCAGCAGGgtgctcccaccccacctccacTGGTGCCTGATTCCCAGTCCAGGGAAACGGAGGTGCCTTTCCCACATCAAGAAACCCAGGAGACCGTGCACTGCCTTGCcccaagaaggaaagaagaggtgaAACTGGAGCTGCCGACTGATGGGATGGGTCCTCGGCAGCATAGCCCAGCCTCAGTTCCTCAAACGCCTCAGCGACCACCAGAGCCTGATGTGATAGTGGTTCCCATGGTGAAGGACATACCATTCCTGGATGTGGCTGTGAAAAGGCAGCTGGAGCGTCACattataaaaatgcagataCAGTGGCGCTTTGGACTGCCAACAAAGGTCCTGGCCTATGAGAAGGACTTCTTAGAACCTATCCTGGAGCAACAAGAATCCCAGCCCCTGTCTTCGCAGAGGCACACTGGGCAGCCCTACCGCTCACCCTTCCAGGAGTGGGACAGGTGCACCACAAAGTCAGCAGTGTGGCCCCCTGGTCTGCAGCAAGAGTCTGCAGCCCGGAAGAATACATGCACACGAGGGACACAGACACCTGCCCAGTCTGTGCCAGCAGCTATTCCAAGAGTGGCACAAGGGATGCCTCAGGAGGATGGGAAGAGACCACACTGGAAAAGGGAGTCTGGAGGAacagccagaagcagcagcatgacCAGCAAGAAGACCTTGCCTTGCACCAAAAAGAAGGATCAGGGCTCTGGGACACAAAGTGATGGTCAAGGTACTTCCCCTTCCATCCAGGAAGAGCAGGCACCGCCACTGAGCAAGGGAGCTCCCCAGGGGCAATCAGAACAGGACTGTGTGAGCCCCACCATCTCCACTGAGACACAAGAATTGCAACTGCAGAAGAATGTTCCCACGGGAGAAGCAGAGCACTCCCAGGAAGGCCAGAGCGGCATCagtggggatgtggggacaccTGAGCTGCCATCCAACAGGACATCTCCTTCAAGAAGTAGTTCCCCACAGACACAACATTGCTCTGATGAGACACCCTCAGCTCTGCCAGTGCCTCAAGACTCTGCTGGGACCAGTATTCAGATCCCCTACCTGGAAGAGCTGCTCATGACACTCATGGACTGCTACACAGCCAGAACAGCTGCTGAAAACCTGCAGAACCAGCTGCTGGCTTTATGGCTGGAGCAGAACTCAAGCACAGACCAAGCAGCAGAGCCACACGGAAGATcaaaagaatcacagaagggcAAGAGGCACAGCCAGGGTGGAGCTGGCTCCAGGAGACGCTGCCCCAAGTGCAGCAGATCCCTGCACCACAACCTGCCTGGCAGCGACGGCTCCGGGCCTTCAGCTCCATCTGAGGCTGCAACCGCAGGTGCGGGAAGAGACAGGACATCAGGAGAGAGGCATCCACCCAAGGAAAGAGCCAAGAGGAAGCGGGGCCAGAAGGTGACTGCTGCTGACACCCAGCAGCCGGAGGGGATCCGTGTGTACAGAAAGGTGATACTGATCCCTCCAGTTGAGGAGGAGAGGCTTCCATCCCAGCGAGCCCTTGCCTGGACCCTGCCATCAGGAGCACGGCGGCTCCCCAGATGTGCAGCAGCCAGACACAGGAATCCTAGGACAGAGACACCACCTCTGCCAGGCAGCCTCTGCTGTGTGCTCACCCCCATCCTCCTTTGCCTTCAGTGTGCCTGGGACACGCTCCGAGATGCAGGCAAGGCCCTACTTGCCTGCATCAAGAAGTGAGGTGAGGAGCCTCACGGGAAGAGAACCAACGCTGGAAAGCAGAGTCTCACCATGGGATTAGGGGATTGCTTGGGCTTCCTGCAGAAACGGAAAGCTGCAGTCATCCCTGCCTGGAGCcaccagggagcaggagctctCCCATTAAATGTGTCTTTCCAAGCGACTTCAtgtgtgtttcttctttcctttggaGGAGCAGAGGCACCATTCCCTGCTCACTGCTCGTACCTGCTTGCATGGGCAAAGTGGGCAGCTCTGTTAGCACCTTTTGGAGGAGAGGCCAGGACTAGGATGGCACTCCAGGTACCTGAGAGCAGGGACATAGGGCTGGCCTTCCACCTGAGGCCTTCAGAGGCAGCGTgggctgcccccctccctggAAGTCCCCTGCACACCACAGCTACGGTTTGGGTCTGGGAGCAGTGTAGGTCCTTCAGGACAGCAACTGGCAGAGAGAAAGCACGTTGTGTGTCTGCCAGGGACAGAGAAGATGGAGGCCCCAGTGCCTGTTGTTCTGGCTGCACTAGGACAGGCAGAACAGCAGACAGGCGCCTCTGTGGGCGTGacttctgcttcttgctgtgggatggggtgggCCCATCTCCTCCAAAcccctgcctctccctttcAAGGAGGATCGGGGCTGTGGCATGGAGGCAGTGACCTGAAAGTCCTGGGAGGGTGCCAGGATCACAGCCCTGAGCtctggggctcagcagcagctctacTTGCCCTAGCATGTGCTGAGGTGAGGAAAAGGCCAAGGAGGAGGACATGAGCAGGATCCCCAAGCCATAGCAAGAGAGCAGTGAGAGCTGACATGGGGGAACACCAGGGAAAAGCTCTTGCAAGTCCCTCTTGCAAGTGCTCTTGCAAAGTCTTGCATTTCCACACTTACATTTCACTAAGTGTGGAAATATTTATGACCTTCACTTCCCTATGCCAAACCAGTAATTTGGTGCTTAAAATTCAGTTGAATTCTCTAAGCTTGGTAACCTGTCCCTGTGAAAGTAGTCAGTGACCAGTGgccctgcttttatttcagtccAGGACTTTCCCACTGTTGTCCTTCCCATTATCTCCCTGGTACAGCTCGGAATGAGGGTAAGGGGGTGAGCTGGCTGTGGGGGTTCCTGGCTGCCCAGCCGTGGTGAGCCCTCCACACCTTAATTCCCTTTTCAGCAAAGGACCATTGAGTGGTCATACTCTGGGGAGCAGTGCTCCTCTTGGCTGGGGTGGTCTAAACGGGCTCCCTTGGGCCTTCACCATTGTCACTGTGTCACCATCGTTGCTTTGCTGGACATATGAGGGCCATAAAGCGGTTCATGGTCTCTCAGAAGGGGGAGTGCAGCGCACAACTGGGGGTTCAACCCTACCTAGTGAGAGGCCAGAGGCTTTGCAGGGCCCTGCGCAGGGCCAGCTCTCGGCACTGGGGTGGGCTGGCCATGGCCCCGCTGCGCTGAGCTGgcctggctgggctggctgctgcctggtgctcggGTGAAGGGCACCTCCTGGGGCTTAGCTCAGCTCGGGGAGGGCCACCTCATCCCCGCTGTCCCTGCATCACAAACGTTGCCATGGCTGAGCGCTGCTGTCATCACAGCTAGTGAGGGATGACAACCCCGAGTCAACGCGCATCACAATCGGGGGCGGGCTATATAAGTGGGGCCGAGCGAGGCTGGCTGCCATTTTGCCATGAGCTGACGAGTGAAGAGGGACAAGCTTGAGCTGGGAAGGTGGAGCAAGGGGACTGTGAGCGCGGTCCAGCTGATCCTTCTCAAGCCAGCCAAGTTTGGCTCTCTCTGGCACGTCACAGGCATGGCTGATGCCTGGGGAATGAGCTTCTACCCCAGCCCAGAAGTCTTCTTCGCATTATACTCCTTCCTGTGGCTGTTTCTGCTGGCGTTTGCCTGCTTCTTCATGATGCCCAGGGCCAAGCCGCAGGTAGGAGtcagggctggtgctgaggcAGGCCCTGCCTGGGACGGGAGGCCGTGTCCCAGCCAGgcctggccagcctgggccaggagGCTTGGGGCAGGCAtgggcctggccctggccaCGCCCTGGGTTTGTGGGTGCcgctgaggctgctggggactC
The Cygnus olor isolate bCygOlo1 chromosome 3, bCygOlo1.pri.v2, whole genome shotgun sequence genome window above contains:
- the LOC121068180 gene encoding titin-like isoform X2, giving the protein MADAWGMSFYPSPEVFFALYSFLWLFLLAFACFFMMPRAKPQEGRTTRRRYRRNQENRRVWDVHDSSQPSRKPCPKHPELDGVPRLAQLFNTTLEDLNRYIEMYNFEITEGTDDSLSPISTTETSSSSWMSLSAGRKNSCTSVVKMEARCSSKASPSSCSNVSLTSVLDMEPCCSSRASLSAWSDNSLAAIVATKDSGSSEAPLTPCKDDSHTYTRVSEGASQLSLTTLLDGADMVQASTVQPCLLPSTVPEEQHDMGTHPPCTKEVASCHRADRVQQQQKQLQDQQGAPTPPPLVPDSQSRETEVQQKQLQDQQGAPTPPPLVPDSQSRETEVQQKHLQDQQGAPTPPPLVPDSQSRETEVQQKHLQDQQGAPTPPPLVPDSQSRETEVQQKNLQDQQGAPTPPPLVPDSQSRETEVQRKHLQDQQGAPTPPPLVPDSQSRETEVQQKHLQDQQGAPTPPPLVPDSQSRETEVQRKHLQDQQGAPTPPPLVPDSQSRETEVPFPHQETQETVHCLAPRRKEEVKLELPTDGMGPRQHSPASVPQTPQRPPEPDVIVVPMVKDIPFLDVAVKRQLERHIIKMQIQWRFGLPTKVLAYEKDFLEPILEQQESQPLSSQRHTGQPYRSPFQEWDRCTTKSAVWPPGLQQESAARKNTCTRGTQTPAQSVPAAIPRVAQGMPQEDGKRPHWKRESGGTARSSSMTSKKTLPCTKKKDQGSGTQSDGQGTSPSIQEEQAPPLSKGAPQGQSEQDCVSPTISTETQELQLQKNVPTGEAEHSQEGQSGISGDVGTPELPSNRTSPSRSSSPQTQHCSDETPSALPVPQDSAGTSIQIPYLEELLMTLMDCYTARTAAENLQNQLLALWLEQNSSTDQAAEPHGRSKESQKGKRHSQGGAGSRRRCPKCSRSLHHNLPGSDGSGPSAPSEAATAGAGRDRTSGERHPPKERAKRKRGQKVTAADTQQPEGIRVYRKVILIPPVEEERLPSQRALAWTLPSGARRLPRCAAARHRNPRTETPPLPGSLCCVLTPILLCLQCAWDTLRDAGKALLACIKK
- the LOC121068180 gene encoding titin-like isoform X1 encodes the protein MADAWGMSFYPSPEVFFALYSFLWLFLLAFACFFMMPRAKPQEGRTTRRRYRRNQENRRVWDVHDSSQPSRKPCPKHPELDGVPRLAQLFNTTLEDLNRYIEMYNFEITEGTDDSLSPISTTETSSSSWMSLSAGRKNSCTSVVKMEARCSSKASPSSCSNVSLTSVLDMEPCCSSRASLSAWSDNSLAAIVATKDSGSSEAPLTPCKDDSHTYTRVSEGASQLSLTTLLDGADMVQASTVQPCLLPSTVPEEQHDMGTHPPCTKEVASCHRADRVQQQQKQLQDQQGAPTPPPLVPDSQSRETEVQQKQLQDQQGAPTPPPLVPDSQSRETEVQQKHLQDQQGAPTPPPLVPDSQSRETEVQQKHLQDQQGAPTPPPLVPDSQSRETEVQQKNLQDQQGAPTPPPLVPDSQSRETEVQRKHLQDQQGAPTPPPLVPDSQSRETEVQQKHLQDQQGAPTPPPLVPDSQSRETEVQRKHLQDQQGAPTPPPLVPDSQSRETEVQRKHLQDQQGAPTPPPLVPDSQSRETEVPFPHQETQETVHCLAPRRKEEVKLELPTDGMGPRQHSPASVPQTPQRPPEPDVIVVPMVKDIPFLDVAVKRQLERHIIKMQIQWRFGLPTKVLAYEKDFLEPILEQQESQPLSSQRHTGQPYRSPFQEWDRCTTKSAVWPPGLQQESAARKNTCTRGTQTPAQSVPAAIPRVAQGMPQEDGKRPHWKRESGGTARSSSMTSKKTLPCTKKKDQGSGTQSDGQGTSPSIQEEQAPPLSKGAPQGQSEQDCVSPTISTETQELQLQKNVPTGEAEHSQEGQSGISGDVGTPELPSNRTSPSRSSSPQTQHCSDETPSALPVPQDSAGTSIQIPYLEELLMTLMDCYTARTAAENLQNQLLALWLEQNSSTDQAAEPHGRSKESQKGKRHSQGGAGSRRRCPKCSRSLHHNLPGSDGSGPSAPSEAATAGAGRDRTSGERHPPKERAKRKRGQKVTAADTQQPEGIRVYRKVILIPPVEEERLPSQRALAWTLPSGARRLPRCAAARHRNPRTETPPLPGSLCCVLTPILLCLQCAWDTLRDAGKALLACIKK
- the LOC121068180 gene encoding nascent polypeptide-associated complex subunit alpha, muscle-specific form-like isoform X3 — translated: MCQLPYPTRGSQFTDSLSSLPTVWDVHDSSQPSRKPCPKHPELDGVPRLAQLFNTTLEDLNRYIEMYNFEITEGTDDSLSPISTTETSSSSWMSLSAGRKNSCTSVVKMEARCSSKASPSSCSNVSLTSVLDMEPCCSSRASLSAWSDNSLAAIVATKDSGSSEAPLTPCKDDSHTYTRVSEGASQLSLTTLLDGADMVQASTVQPCLLPSTVPEEQHDMGTHPPCTKEVASCHRADRVQQQQKQLQDQQGAPTPPPLVPDSQSRETEVQQKQLQDQQGAPTPPPLVPDSQSRETEVQQKHLQDQQGAPTPPPLVPDSQSRETEVQQKHLQDQQGAPTPPPLVPDSQSRETEVQQKNLQDQQGAPTPPPLVPDSQSRETEVQRKHLQDQQGAPTPPPLVPDSQSRETEVQQKHLQDQQGAPTPPPLVPDSQSRETEVQRKHLQDQQGAPTPPPLVPDSQSRETEVQRKHLQDQQGAPTPPPLVPDSQSRETEVPFPHQETQETVHCLAPRRKEEVKLELPTDGMGPRQHSPASVPQTPQRPPEPDVIVVPMVKDIPFLDVAVKRQLERHIIKMQIQWRFGLPTKVLAYEKDFLEPILEQQESQPLSSQRHTGQPYRSPFQEWDRCTTKSAVWPPGLQQESAARKNTCTRGTQTPAQSVPAAIPRVAQGMPQEDGKRPHWKRESGGTARSSSMTSKKTLPCTKKKDQGSGTQSDGQGTSPSIQEEQAPPLSKGAPQGQSEQDCVSPTISTETQELQLQKNVPTGEAEHSQEGQSGISGDVGTPELPSNRTSPSRSSSPQTQHCSDETPSALPVPQDSAGTSIQIPYLEELLMTLMDCYTARTAAENLQNQLLALWLEQNSSTDQAAEPHGRSKESQKGKRHSQGGAGSRRRCPKCSRSLHHNLPGSDGSGPSAPSEAATAGAGRDRTSGERHPPKERAKRKRGQKVTAADTQQPEGIRVYRKVILIPPVEEERLPSQRALAWTLPSGARRLPRCAAARHRNPRTETPPLPGSLCCVLTPILLCLQCAWDTLRDAGKALLACIKK
- the LOC121068180 gene encoding nascent polypeptide-associated complex subunit alpha, muscle-specific form-like isoform X4, whose protein sequence is MYNFEITEGTDDSLSPISTTETSSSSWMSLSAGRKNSCTSVVKMEARCSSKASPSSCSNVSLTSVLDMEPCCSSRASLSAWSDNSLAAIVATKDSGSSEAPLTPCKDDSHTYTRVSEGASQLSLTTLLDGADMVQASTVQPCLLPSTVPEEQHDMGTHPPCTKEVASCHRADRVQQQQKQLQDQQGAPTPPPLVPDSQSRETEVQQKQLQDQQGAPTPPPLVPDSQSRETEVQQKHLQDQQGAPTPPPLVPDSQSRETEVQQKHLQDQQGAPTPPPLVPDSQSRETEVQQKNLQDQQGAPTPPPLVPDSQSRETEVQRKHLQDQQGAPTPPPLVPDSQSRETEVQQKHLQDQQGAPTPPPLVPDSQSRETEVQRKHLQDQQGAPTPPPLVPDSQSRETEVQRKHLQDQQGAPTPPPLVPDSQSRETEVPFPHQETQETVHCLAPRRKEEVKLELPTDGMGPRQHSPASVPQTPQRPPEPDVIVVPMVKDIPFLDVAVKRQLERHIIKMQIQWRFGLPTKVLAYEKDFLEPILEQQESQPLSSQRHTGQPYRSPFQEWDRCTTKSAVWPPGLQQESAARKNTCTRGTQTPAQSVPAAIPRVAQGMPQEDGKRPHWKRESGGTARSSSMTSKKTLPCTKKKDQGSGTQSDGQGTSPSIQEEQAPPLSKGAPQGQSEQDCVSPTISTETQELQLQKNVPTGEAEHSQEGQSGISGDVGTPELPSNRTSPSRSSSPQTQHCSDETPSALPVPQDSAGTSIQIPYLEELLMTLMDCYTARTAAENLQNQLLALWLEQNSSTDQAAEPHGRSKESQKGKRHSQGGAGSRRRCPKCSRSLHHNLPGSDGSGPSAPSEAATAGAGRDRTSGERHPPKERAKRKRGQKVTAADTQQPEGIRVYRKVILIPPVEEERLPSQRALAWTLPSGARRLPRCAAARHRNPRTETPPLPGSLCCVLTPILLCLQCAWDTLRDAGKALLACIKK